The Paraburkholderia hospita DNA segment AGAATCCGCCTCACCTTCTGATCGATTGCAACGGCGTCGGCTACGAAGTCGATGTGCCGATGAGCACCTTCTACAACCTGCCCGGCACGGGCGAGAAAGTGGTGCTGCTCACGCAGATGATCGTGCGCGAGGACGCGCACCTGCTGTACGGCTTTCTTACGCCGCAAGAGCGTTCGACGTTTCGCGAGTTGTTAAAGATCACGGGCATCGGTGCGCGCATGGCGCTGGCCGTGCTGTCAGGCATGAGCGTTCAGGAACTGTCGCAGACGGTGACGATGCAGGACGCCGCGCGCCTCACGCGCGTGCCGGGCATCGGCAAGAAGACGGCGGAGCGGCTCCTGCTCGAACTGAAGGGCAAGCTCGGCGCCGACCTTGGCGCAATGGCGGGCGCGGCGTCGCAGTCCGATCATGCGTCCGACATCCTGAATGCGTTGCTGGCATTGGGTTACTCCGAAAAAGAAGGCCTTGCGACCATCAAGCACGTGCCTGCGGGCACAGGCGTTTCCGAAGGCATCAAGCTCGCGTTGAAGGCGCTGTCGAAGGCCTGATCGTGCTTTCATCGAGCGGGCGTGTATGAAGCTTCGCACGCGGCCGTTGCACGCGCACCCTGGCCATTCGGCCAGGTATTCGAGCGAGCCGTGCGCGGTACAATGCCTGCATGATCGAACACGACAAACTCGCCGCCGAACGCATCATCGCCGCCACGCCCGTGTCGCCGAACGAGGAAGCGTTCGAGCGCGCGTTGCGCCCGCGCCAGCTCGACGAATATGTCGGCCAGGAAAAGGTGCGCGGCCAGCTGGAAATCTTTATCGAAGCTGCCAAGCGTCGCAAGGAATCGCTGGATCACGTGCTGCTGTTCGGGCCGCCGGGCCTCGGCAAGACCACGCTCGCGCATATCATCGCGCGCGAGATGGGCGTCAATATGCGGCAGACGTCGGGCCCCGTGCTCGAACGCGCGGGCGACCTCGCGGCGCTGCTGACCAATCTCGAGGCCAACGACGTGCTCTTCATCGACGAGATTCACCGGCTGTCGCCCGTCGTCGAGGAAATCCTGTACCCGGCGCTCGAGGATTACCAGATCGACATCATGATCGGCGAAGGTCCCGCCGCGCGCAGCGTGAAGCTCGATCTGCAGCCGTTCACGCTGGTCGGCGCGACCACGCGCGCGGGCATGCTGACCAATCCGTTGCGCGACCGCTTCGGCATCGTCGCGCGGCTGGAGTTCTATAACGCAGGGGAACTGGCGCGCATCGTGAGCCGCTCGGCCTCGCTGCTGGGCGCGCAGATTCATCCTGATGGCGCGCTGGAAATCGCCAAGCGCTCGCGCGGCACGCCGCGTATTGCGAACCGGCTGCTGCGCCGCGTGCGCGACTTCGCCGAGGTGAAAGCGGACGGCAATATCACCGCGAAGGTCGCGGATGCCGCGCTGAAAATGCTCGACGTCGATCCCGTCGGCTTCGATCTGATGGACCGCAAGCTGCTCGAAGCGATCCTGCACAAGTTCGATGGCGGCCCGGTCGGCGTGGACAATCTGGCGGCTGCGATCGGCGAAGAGCGCGACACGATCGAAGACGTGCTCGAACCGTATCTGATCCAGCAAGGCTTCTTGCAGCGCACGCCGCGCGGACGCGTCGCCACGCTGTTGACGTATCGGCACTTCGGCCTGGCCGCACCTGATACGGCAAGCCCGGTACGCAATCTGTGGGATTCGGAGCAGACCTAAGCGGCTCCTAGATGGGAAACGCGGCGCTGCCGCGTCATCAGACTCAACGCCCGGCTTCGGGCGTTTTTTTCTTGAAGCTGTCGTCTTCCGCGTGGCCATCGAGATGCGCGACATCGGCCCATGACACGACCCTCGCGCGGCCGTCTTCGAATTCGACCACATTCACGCTGGTGTTCAGCAGCGCGTAGTTGCGCGGCGCATCCAGCGGCAAACCATTCGCGAAGCGATACACGCAGTCCAGCACGCCGCCATGCGCGACGACCGAGATCCGTCCGTTCGGATGCGCGGCGACGACGGGCTCAAGCGCATGCACCACGCGGTGATAAAACACGCGCTGCGATTCGCCTTCGGGCGGCGAAAAGCCAGGATCGCGCGTCTGCCACTGCGCGTATTCGTCGGGGAAACGCAGCGCGATCTCGTCGCTGTCGTGTCCCTGAAACGCGCCGTAATTGCGCTCGCGAAAGCCCTTGCTGAGGTTCAGCGGCAGCTCGAGCACGTCGGCAAATGGCTGCGCCGTTTGTTGCGCCCGCATGAGGTCGCTCGAATAGATCGCGTCGAGCCGCGCGCCTTCCCGCGCCTCACGCGCGAAACGCTCGGCGAGACGTTGCGCCTGGTCGACGCCGCTCGTCGCGAGCGGAATATCGATGTGCCCTTGAATCCGCTTGATGCGGTTCCAGTCGGTCTCGCCGTGTCGGATGAAGAGGACTTGTGTTGCCATGGAATCGGAGCGGAAAAACAAAGGTTATGCGCGCGTCTGCAACCAGAACGTCACCGGGCCGTCGTTGACGAGCGACACCTGCATGTCCGCGCCGAATTCGCCCATCTCGACGATGGGATGCTTCGCGCGCGCCGCGGCCACGAAGTAGTCGAACAGGCGCTTGCCCTCGTCGGGCGGTGCGGCGGGCGTGAAGCTCGGGCGCAGGCCGCTGTTGGTATCGGCGGCCAGCGTGAACTGCGACACGAGCAGCAGGCCGCCTGCGCGCCCCGCGCCGTCGATATTCTGCACGGGCAGATTCATCTTGCCGGCGGCGTCGCTGAATACGCGGTAGCCAAGCATTTTGGCGAGCAGTTTGTCGGCGGCGGCATCGGTATCGCCACGCTCTGCGCAGACCAGCGCAAGCAGGCCCGCGTCGATCGCGCCTGTCACACGGTCGGCAACGCGTACTTCCGCGCGCCGCACGCGTTGAATCAGCGCGATCATGCGGCGCGCTTCCGTTGCGTCCCTTGCAGAGGCTCCCAGACCATCATGCCGTCAGCGTGACGCGCGCAAAACGGCGCTTGCCGACCTGCACGACGAACTCGCCTGCTTCGATCTTCAGCCCCTTGTCCGACACGGTCGCGCCGTCGATCTTCACGCCGCCCTGCTCGATGTTGCGCAGCGCTTCGCTCGTCGACGGCACGAGACCTGCCTGCTTGAGCAGTTGCCCGATCGCGAGCGGCGCGCCCGCGAGCGTCACGGACGGGATATCGTCCGGCACGCCGCCCTTCGCGCGGTGGTTGAAGTCTTCCAGCGCGCGCTCGGCGTCGCCTTGCGAGTGGAACCGCGCGACGATTTCCTGCGCGAGCAACACCTTGAAGTCGCGCGGATTGCGACCGCCTTCGATTTCACGCTTGAACCCTTCGATCTCGACCATCGGACGGAACGACAGCAGTTCGAAGTAGCGCCACATCAGCACGTCGGAGATGCTCATCAGCTTGCCGAACATGTCGTTTGGCTTTTCGCCGATACCGACGTAGTTGCCCTTCGACTTCGACATCTTCTCGACGCCATCCAGCCCTTCGAGCAGCGGCATCGTCAGAATGCACTGCTGTTCCTGGCCGTACTGCTTCTGCAGTTCGCGGCCGACCAGCAGATTGAACTTCTGGTCCGTGCCGCCGAGTTCGAGGTCGGCGTTCAGCGCGACGGAGTCGTAGCCCTGCATCAGCGGATACAGGAATTCGTGGATCGAGATGGGCACGCCGCCCTGGAAACGCTTCGTGAAGTCTTCGCGCTCCAGAATGCGCGCGACGGTGTAGCGCGACGCGAGCTTGATCATGCCGTCGGCGCCGAGCGGCATCGACCATTCGCTGTTGTAGCGGATTTCCGTCTTCTCGCGGTCGAGCACCAGCGCGGCCTGCTCGAAATACGTCTTCGCGTTCGATTCGATCTGCTCGCGCGTGAGCGGCGGGCGCGTTGCGTTGCGGCCGGACGGATCGCCGATCAGCGACGTGAAATCGCCGATCAGGAAAATCACCGTGTGGCCGAGATCCTGCAACTGACGCATCTTGTTCAGCACGACGGTGTGGCCGATGTGGATGTCGGGCGCCGTCGGATCGAGACCGAGCTTGATGCGCAGCGGCGTACCCGTGGCCGCGCTCTTCGCGAGCTTTTGCGCGAACTCCTCTTCGATCAGCAGTTCGTCGACGCCGCGCTTGGTAACTTCGAGCGCGTGACGGACTTCGTCGGTGATCGGATAGGCGGAATTGGGCTTGGCGGTGGACTCGGTGCTCATGCTGGAACGGGAGATCGCAAAAAGGGAGATTGTCCCACAGTTGCGGCGCATTGCGCCCTGATCTCACGCGAAACGCGCTCCAACTCGCGGCAGGATATGGCGCGCGCGGCGAATGTGGACCGTCGTGCGCGCTCGCGCCGCTCGGTTCATCGATTGTTTCGCGGCGCGCCGATGAGCGACAATCGTCGTCAACGAGGCGCCGGAAGTATTCACAAGGCGCGACGAACGACGATCAGAGGAGCAAAGCGTGGCCAAAGACACGGCAGACGGCGTGTATTTCGGGTTGATGTCGGGCACGAGCATGGACGGCGTGGACGGCATCGCGGTCGAATTTGCGAAGGGCAAGGCGCCCGTCGTGCGGTCGCAGGCGTTCGTGGGCTTCTCCGAGGGGCTGCGCGACGCGCTGTTCGCCCTCCAGCAACCAGGAGACAACGAGATCGAGCGCGAGGCGCTCGCAGCCAACGCGCTGGCGGCGCGTTACACGGTGTGCTGCCATGAGTTGCTGCGCTCGGGCAATCTGTCGGCCGCGGACGTCCGCGCGATCGGCGTGCACGGGCAAACGGTGCGGCATCGGCCGGAAAAGGGCTACACGAAGCAGATCAACAATCCGGCGCTGCTGGCCGAAATGATGCATATCGACGTGATCGCCGATTTCCGCAGCCGTGACGTCGCGGCGGGCGGCCAGGGCGCGCCGCTCGTGCCGGCCTTCCACGCGACGGTTTTCGGCGCGAAGAACGAGACGCGCGTGGTCTGCAATCTGGGCGGAATCAGCAATATCACGATCCTCTCGGCCAACGGCGCGGTGCGCGGCTTCGATTGCGGCCCAGCTAACGCGCTGCTCGACGAATGGGCGCACCGGCATCTGAACAAGCCATTCGATGAAAACGGCCAGTTCGCGGCGTCGGGCCAGGTACATCGTCCGTTGCTGAACGCTTTCCTCGACGAGCCGTTTTTCGAGGCGCAGCCGCCGAAGAGCACGGGCCGCGACCTGTTCAACCCCGAATGGCTCGACGCCCGGCTGCAAGGATTCGCCAATGTCAGCCCCGCCGACGTTCAGGCGACGCTGGTCGCGCTGACGGCCGTGACGGTCGCGCGCGAGGTCGAGCGCCACGCGCCCGATTGCAAGGCGGTGTATGTGTGTGGCGGCGGCGCACGCAATCCGGAAATCATGAAGGCACTGCAGGGTGCGCTCGCCGAAAGCGGCTGCAGCGGCGTCCCCGTCATGACGACGGAGGCGCTCGGCGTGCCGCCTCATCAGGTGGAACCGCTGGCCTTTGCGTGGCTGGCCATGCGTTGCGTTGCACGCGAGCCGGGGAATTTGCCGTCCGTGACGGGCGCGGCGGACGAGCGCGTGCTCGGTGCGATTTATCCGCGCTGACGCGGCATGCGAAATTAGCGTGGAAATAAAAAACGGGGCCGAAGCCCCGTTTTTGCTGCAACTTACGCGAAAAAGCTGCGATTACACCGAGAACGACGAGCCGCAACCGCAAGTGGTCGTAGCATTCGGGTTCTTGATGACGAACTGCGCGCCGTTGATGTCGTCCTTGTAATCGATCTCTGCGCCAACCAGATACTGGTAGCTCATCGAATCGATCAGCAACTGGACGCCGCTCTTGTTCATCACGGTGTCGTCTTCGTTGATGGCTTCGTCAAACGTGAAGCCGTACTGGAAGCCCGAGCAGCCGCCACCCTGCACGAACACGCGCAGCTTCAGCTCCGGGTTGCCTTCTTCTTCGATCAGTTCTTTAACCTTGTCAGCCGCCGCGTCGGTAAAGACAAACGGTGCCGGCATCTCGGTCACGGGGGTGTCGGTCACTGCGTCCATGCGAACTCTCCAAAATAGCTTCTACACGCTATTGTATTGCTGTTCCCGATATCGTGCTGAAGCCCATGAAATCAATAGGTTCTTATGCACACCGGCTAATCCCTGCGGGCGCGACGGGTGTCAATCATGTCCTCGTACACCTGTCAGCGATGCCCTCATACGGACCGGCAATGCCGCACGACAAATAAAAAAGCCGCCTTCGCAGATGCGTTGGCGGCTTTCTGCAGCAGGCCCTGTCTGAAACAAAGCCAGCTCGAAACGATTAACGCTTCGAGAACTGCTTGCGGCGACGTGCCTTGTGGAAACCGACCTTCTTACGCTCGACTTCACGTGCGTCACGCGTCACGAAGCCTGCGCTCGACAGAGCCGGCTTCAGCGTTGCGTCGTAGTCCATCAGCGCGCGCGTGATGCCGTGGCGAACTGCGCCAGCTTGACCCGTTTCACCGCCGCCCGTCACGTTGACCTTGATGTCGAACGTAGCAGCGTGGTTCGTGAGTTCCAGCGGCTGACGCACGATCATCAGCGACGTTTCGCGCGAGAAGTAGTCAGCGATAGGCTTGCCGTTGACGACGATGTCGCCCTTGCCTGCCTTGATGAAGACACGAGCAACAGCGCTCTTGCGGCGGCCCGTACCGTAATTCCAGTTACCGATCATGTGGGCTCCCCTTAGATCTCGAGCGCCTTCGGCTGTTGCGCCGAATGCGGATGCGTTGCTTCGGCGTAGACCTTCAGCTTCTTGATCATCGCGTAGCCGAGCGGGCCCTTCGGCAGCATGCCCTTGACCGCTTTCTCGAGCGCGCGGCCCGGGAAGCGTTCTTGCATCTTGCCGAACGTCGTCTCATAGATACCGCCCGGGTAGCCCGAGTGGCGATAGTACTTCTTGTCCGTGGTCTTGTTACCCGTGACCTTCAGCTTGCCGGCGTTGATAACGATGATGAAATCACCGGTGTCGACGTGCGGAGTGAATTCAGGCTTGTGCTTGCCGCGAAGACGGTGTGCCACTTCGCTGGCGACACGCCCGAGAACCTTATCCGTCGCGTCAATCACGTACCATTCGCGCGTAACCTCATGGGCTTTTGCGGAAAACGTCTTCATGATCGATCCAAAAAATAGTGCTGCGCCCTGTGTTTTTTTCCTGCTTGTATGTGCGCTTCGAGGCGCGTGCAGGCTCTCCCTGGTTCTTCCTCCGCGGGCGCGACTGCGGAAAAGCCCTGAATTATAAAGGAATTTGCGCCAAGGAGTCAAAGCACCCGGACAACGGAAAGCTGAGGACGAAAAAAAGCCCGAACTAGCGGTTCGGGCTTAATCCACCTTATGAGGAGGGTGGAGGAGACATGCGGAGATTGTCGAACTACGACAACCAATGAACTGATTATATGATCGGCGCTTGTGCAACGCAAGAACATTTGCAATGCGAAATTGAATTTCATTATGTGGAATAATGTCACGACGGCCGCAATCTCAAGTAAATCGTCTGAAAATAATGACTTAGTCTGCACGGACAGAACGACCGCTGCAGTGCCCCTAGAGCAACACACCTAAAATCGTCCGTGCTATCCCTTATGCGCTGTACATGCGGCAGCGCAGCATGCAAGGCGCAATTCGCATAATCCGCCGCCGATGTCGCTCCGGGCGAGCCATCATCCGCCGGGCTACAATGCGCATCTCGAATTCAAGCTTGTGAGCGGAGTACAAGAATGGAATGCAAAGTCAGCTGGATGGGTCAAGACGGCATGGCGTTCGCCGCCGAAACGGGCAGCGGCCACCTCGTCGCGATGGACGGCGCGCCTGAAGGCGGCGGCCGCAATCTGGCGCCGCGTCCGATGGAAATGGTGCTGCTGGGCACGGGCGGCTGCACGGCGTACGACGTCGTGATGATCCTGAAGAAGAGCCGTCAGGAAATCAGCGGCTGCTCGGTGACGCTGAAAGCCGAACGCGCCAGCGAGGACCCGAAGGTGTTCACGAAGGTCCATTTCCATTTCACGGTGACGGGCAAGAACCTCAATCCGTCGACGGTGGAACGCGCGATCAATCTGTCGCACGACAAATATTGCTCGGCGTCGATCATGATCGCGAAAACGGCCGAGCTCACGCATTCGTTCGACATCGTCGCGGACTAAAGCCGTCTGAAGCGGCGCGAGCGCTGAAAAAGAAAATGCCGGTGTCCCAACGGACGCCGGCATTTGTCATTTGAGCGGCAAAGCAGGCCGATAAGCCGGATTTTGTGCACGCAGCGCGCCCGAAAGCGCGCCACGCGTGACAGTCATTCCTCTAGGCGCGCCATTGCTGACGCGCTCAAG contains these protein-coding regions:
- the ruvA gene encoding Holliday junction branch migration protein RuvA; its protein translation is MIGRIAGVLLEKNPPHLLIDCNGVGYEVDVPMSTFYNLPGTGEKVVLLTQMIVREDAHLLYGFLTPQERSTFRELLKITGIGARMALAVLSGMSVQELSQTVTMQDAARLTRVPGIGKKTAERLLLELKGKLGADLGAMAGAASQSDHASDILNALLALGYSEKEGLATIKHVPAGTGVSEGIKLALKALSKA
- the ruvB gene encoding Holliday junction branch migration DNA helicase RuvB, with amino-acid sequence MIEHDKLAAERIIAATPVSPNEEAFERALRPRQLDEYVGQEKVRGQLEIFIEAAKRRKESLDHVLLFGPPGLGKTTLAHIIAREMGVNMRQTSGPVLERAGDLAALLTNLEANDVLFIDEIHRLSPVVEEILYPALEDYQIDIMIGEGPAARSVKLDLQPFTLVGATTRAGMLTNPLRDRFGIVARLEFYNAGELARIVSRSASLLGAQIHPDGALEIAKRSRGTPRIANRLLRRVRDFAEVKADGNITAKVADAALKMLDVDPVGFDLMDRKLLEAILHKFDGGPVGVDNLAAAIGEERDTIEDVLEPYLIQQGFLQRTPRGRVATLLTYRHFGLAAPDTASPVRNLWDSEQT
- a CDS encoding histidine phosphatase family protein, encoding MATQVLFIRHGETDWNRIKRIQGHIDIPLATSGVDQAQRLAERFAREAREGARLDAIYSSDLMRAQQTAQPFADVLELPLNLSKGFRERNYGAFQGHDSDEIALRFPDEYAQWQTRDPGFSPPEGESQRVFYHRVVHALEPVVAAHPNGRISVVAHGGVLDCVYRFANGLPLDAPRNYALLNTSVNVVEFEDGRARVVSWADVAHLDGHAEDDSFKKKTPEAGR
- the dtd gene encoding D-aminoacyl-tRNA deacylase, translating into MIALIQRVRRAEVRVADRVTGAIDAGLLALVCAERGDTDAAADKLLAKMLGYRVFSDAAGKMNLPVQNIDGAGRAGGLLLVSQFTLAADTNSGLRPSFTPAAPPDEGKRLFDYFVAAARAKHPIVEMGEFGADMQVSLVNDGPVTFWLQTRA
- the tyrS gene encoding tyrosine--tRNA ligase, translating into MSTESTAKPNSAYPITDEVRHALEVTKRGVDELLIEEEFAQKLAKSAATGTPLRIKLGLDPTAPDIHIGHTVVLNKMRQLQDLGHTVIFLIGDFTSLIGDPSGRNATRPPLTREQIESNAKTYFEQAALVLDREKTEIRYNSEWSMPLGADGMIKLASRYTVARILEREDFTKRFQGGVPISIHEFLYPLMQGYDSVALNADLELGGTDQKFNLLVGRELQKQYGQEQQCILTMPLLEGLDGVEKMSKSKGNYVGIGEKPNDMFGKLMSISDVLMWRYFELLSFRPMVEIEGFKREIEGGRNPRDFKVLLAQEIVARFHSQGDAERALEDFNHRAKGGVPDDIPSVTLAGAPLAIGQLLKQAGLVPSTSEALRNIEQGGVKIDGATVSDKGLKIEAGEFVVQVGKRRFARVTLTA
- a CDS encoding anhydro-N-acetylmuramic acid kinase; protein product: MAKDTADGVYFGLMSGTSMDGVDGIAVEFAKGKAPVVRSQAFVGFSEGLRDALFALQQPGDNEIEREALAANALAARYTVCCHELLRSGNLSAADVRAIGVHGQTVRHRPEKGYTKQINNPALLAEMMHIDVIADFRSRDVAAGGQGAPLVPAFHATVFGAKNETRVVCNLGGISNITILSANGAVRGFDCGPANALLDEWAHRHLNKPFDENGQFAASGQVHRPLLNAFLDEPFFEAQPPKSTGRDLFNPEWLDARLQGFANVSPADVQATLVALTAVTVAREVERHAPDCKAVYVCGGGARNPEIMKALQGALAESGCSGVPVMTTEALGVPPHQVEPLAFAWLAMRCVAREPGNLPSVTGAADERVLGAIYPR
- the erpA gene encoding iron-sulfur cluster insertion protein ErpA; this translates as MDAVTDTPVTEMPAPFVFTDAAADKVKELIEEEGNPELKLRVFVQGGGCSGFQYGFTFDEAINEDDTVMNKSGVQLLIDSMSYQYLVGAEIDYKDDINGAQFVIKNPNATTTCGCGSSFSV
- the rpsI gene encoding 30S ribosomal protein S9; this encodes MIGNWNYGTGRRKSAVARVFIKAGKGDIVVNGKPIADYFSRETSLMIVRQPLELTNHAATFDIKVNVTGGGETGQAGAVRHGITRALMDYDATLKPALSSAGFVTRDAREVERKKVGFHKARRRKQFSKR
- the rplM gene encoding 50S ribosomal protein L13; the encoded protein is MKTFSAKAHEVTREWYVIDATDKVLGRVASEVAHRLRGKHKPEFTPHVDTGDFIIVINAGKLKVTGNKTTDKKYYRHSGYPGGIYETTFGKMQERFPGRALEKAVKGMLPKGPLGYAMIKKLKVYAEATHPHSAQQPKALEI
- a CDS encoding OsmC family protein, which codes for MECKVSWMGQDGMAFAAETGSGHLVAMDGAPEGGGRNLAPRPMEMVLLGTGGCTAYDVVMILKKSRQEISGCSVTLKAERASEDPKVFTKVHFHFTVTGKNLNPSTVERAINLSHDKYCSASIMIAKTAELTHSFDIVAD